Proteins encoded within one genomic window of Pseudodesulfovibrio senegalensis:
- a CDS encoding cyclic nucleotide-binding domain-containing protein — protein MTTKQNVRNIKVFYKDQSIFREGQQAGHAYMVKKGTVTLYRTDGNRKVVLDRVGKGEIFGEKGALTGSVRSSSAEAAEYCELMILTEQIIQTLLDRCPKTIQHLTRLLIERLKKQARISNANVCRSTFLSICRILELAWRAHANMPPAQAKRTPNHKQGMRLADLSREIKDILLVSEADIRSAVDQLYRLKLVDCTRTKSAKAFEDMFIRIKDADNFFHVASNLHKELSRNSTPEPELEYVDIFDFAEDVQADPQILYKKIAAGEIPESLFFFHKQGALTWASEQPEDFFKKVKRKRKKLEELEDVNDIVFVDNTTLKQVFSQIGYYKLGVLMTLADEDARKKIDANLAKKIARIVREEAENRATVEDAEAEDVQDELIELIRTVKGGKAS, from the coding sequence ATGACCACCAAGCAGAATGTTCGCAACATCAAGGTCTTTTACAAGGACCAGAGTATTTTCCGGGAAGGCCAGCAGGCAGGACACGCCTACATGGTCAAAAAAGGCACAGTGACCCTCTACCGCACGGACGGCAACCGCAAGGTGGTGCTGGACCGCGTTGGCAAGGGCGAAATCTTCGGGGAAAAGGGTGCATTGACCGGCTCGGTACGCAGTTCTTCGGCAGAAGCCGCGGAATACTGCGAACTGATGATCCTCACCGAACAGATCATCCAAACCCTGCTGGACCGCTGCCCCAAGACCATACAGCACCTCACGCGCCTGCTCATCGAACGGCTCAAAAAACAGGCCCGCATCAGCAACGCCAATGTATGCCGCAGCACGTTCCTGAGTATCTGCCGCATACTGGAACTGGCGTGGCGCGCCCATGCCAACATGCCGCCGGCACAGGCCAAGCGCACGCCCAACCACAAGCAGGGCATGCGTCTTGCCGACCTCTCGCGCGAGATCAAGGATATCCTGCTGGTCTCGGAGGCGGACATCCGCTCGGCCGTGGACCAACTCTACCGGCTCAAGCTCGTGGACTGCACCCGCACCAAAAGCGCCAAGGCCTTTGAAGACATGTTCATCCGCATCAAGGACGCGGACAACTTCTTCCATGTGGCCTCCAACCTGCACAAGGAACTGAGCCGCAACAGCACGCCAGAACCTGAACTGGAATACGTGGACATCTTCGACTTTGCCGAAGACGTGCAGGCCGATCCCCAAATCCTGTACAAGAAAATCGCGGCCGGGGAGATCCCCGAAAGCCTGTTTTTCTTCCACAAACAGGGCGCGCTGACCTGGGCTTCGGAACAGCCCGAAGACTTTTTCAAAAAGGTCAAGCGCAAACGCAAGAAACTGGAAGAGCTGGAAGACGTGAACGACATCGTTTTCGTGGACAACACCACGCTCAAGCAGGTGTTTTCGCAAATAGGCTACTACAAGCTGGGCGTACTCATGACCCTTGCGGACGAGGACGCCCGCAAGAAGATCGACGCCAACCTGGCCAAGAAGATCGCCCGCATCGTGCGCGAGGAAGCGGAAAACCGCGCCACGGTGGAGGACGCCGAGGCCGAGGACGTGCAGGACGAACTCATTGAACTGATCAGGACCGTCAAGGGAGGCAAGGCCTCGTGA